A window of Candidatus Peribacteraceae bacterium genomic DNA:
ATCATGGGGTGGGACTACGCGGTCAATATGGAGCCGCTGGGGCAGGATTTTGTCCGTTTCGCGCCGCTCCTGGACATCATTTCTCCCATGGCCTACCCCGATACGTTCGCCCAGAACTCGTACTACATCCCCGGCAAGCATCCCCGCAGCCGCCCCTACTATCTCGTCTGGCGCACGCTCAAAGGCTATGCGGACCTGCTGGGTCCGGAGCATGCGCAGAAAATCCGCCCCTGGATCCAGGCGTACTCCATGGATGCCACGGAGATCCGCGACGAGATCGACGCCGTATACGACATGGGCTTGTGCGGCTTCACCTTCTGGAACGCGAACAACAACTACGCGCCGGCATACGGAGCCTTGAAGCTGACGGCGGCGTCGCGGCCAGAGGAGTGTAAGGAGTGAGGAAACCGAAGAATCCGAAGAAGCCAAAGAAACCAATGGGGTGCGCAATGGCTTACAAGGCATTCCTCGGATTCCTTGGTTTCCTCGGTTTCCTTTGTGGCGGTCTCCTATAGCCTCTCGCTTCCCCGCCTGCTACGATCCATTCCCATGCTCCAATACCTCGACCTCCTCAAGCACGTCCTGGAGAAAGGCGTGAAGAAAGACGACAGGACCGGAACGGGGACACTCAGTGTTTTTGGCTACCAGATGCGGTTTGACCTGCAGAAAGGCTTCCCGCTCCTCACCACCAAAAAACTCCACACGCGCTCCATCTTCCATGAGCTCCTGTGGTTCCTCATGGGCGAGACGAACATCAAGTACCTGCACGAGAACAAGGTGACGATCTGGGACGAATGGGCGGACAAGGACGGCAACCTCGGCCCCGTGTACGGCAAGCAGTGGCGCCGGTGGGAGGGGGGGGACGGGAAAGTGTACGACCAAGTCACGAGCCTCCTGGAGCAGATCAAGAGCAACCCCAACTCCCGGCGCCTCATCGTCAATGCATGGAACGTCGCCGATCTCTCCAAGATGGCGCTTCCGCCCTGTCACCTCCTCTTTCAGTTCTATGTTGCGCAGGGCAAGCTTTCCTGCCAGCTCTACCAGCGGAGCGCCGATGTGTTCCTCGGCGTCCCCTTCAATATCGCTTCCTACGCGCTGTTCACGCACATGGTGGCGCAGGCCACGGGGTTGGAGGCGGGTGAGTTCGTCCACACGCTGGGGGACGCGCACCTCTACATCAACCATCTGGAACAGGCGCATGAGCAGCTCAAGCGCGAGCCCAAGCCCCTCCCTACGCTCAAGCTCCATCCCGACGTGAAGGATCTGTTTGCCTTCCGGTACGAGGATATCGAAGTGATAGGGTACGAAGCGCATCCTTCCATCAAAGCGCCGATTGCCGTGTAGTGGGCGGCGCGCGTTCCCCCGCTCCACACAAGTATGTGCAGAGGGTTTTCCTGTTTAATAGCGGAAAAGGAATGGTGAAGGCATACTGTCATCATGAGAGTGTCATTGATAGCAGCCGCATCGGAAAACAACGTCATTGGCATCAAGAACGCCCTTCCGTGGGATCTCCCCAACGACCTGCAGCACTTTCGGCGGATCACGGAGGGCAAGCCGGTGATCATGGGTTGGATGACGTACCGTTCCATCGGACGCCCGCTCCCCAACCGCGAGAATATCGTCATCAGCGACGATCCCCATGCCAAGCTCCCGGGCAGCACCGTGGTCCCCTCGCTCGCCGAAGCCATCGCGTACGCGGAGGGCAAGCTGGGGGCCAAGGAGGTCTTCGTCATCGGCGGGGCGCTCACGTACAAGAACGCCCTTCCCCTTGCGGACCGGGTGTACCTGACGCGCGTCCATGCCGTCATCGAGGGCGATGCATTCTTCCCGGAGCTCCCTTCGGAGGATTGGCAGGAGGTGTCGCGGGAGGAGCATCAGTCCGATCCCCATCATCTCCACGCCTACACGTTCCTCACCTACGAGAGGAGAACATAGCGGCCGGCTTTCAGCGGTCAGCGATGAGTGGTCAGCGGTCAGTGCGTTGGAAGACCAGAGGTCAGGTTCGTGAGACTGTAATTTTGGCTAATGGAAGCCATAAAATAGGTATGGAGGAAGATCGCAGTCTTTCTGATTGAGATCTCCCGCCGTGTCCGCGACACTGCGCGCATGGAACCACTCGCACTCGCCAAAAGTCTCTATCGCAAGGAAGCCGAGGAAGCCCGGGGCGTATCGGCAGCGGAGTTCGCGCAGCGGCTGGAAGAACGCTCACGCCGATTACGGGAGATGCAGCGGGAAACCGCGGATCACCTGAAGCAGGCAGCGGAAGACATTCGGGCGAGCGTGGGGAAGTCCGGCGCCATTCACGAGGAACTCCCGGAGGGGGTGGCGGGGCAGGCGATGCTGGGTCGGGAGGGTTCCGCCACGTTCGATGCGCGGTCGCTGGAGGGCGAGGGGAAGGTGGTGGACCGCGACATGTCGGAGGGCGTGGCGGCTCACGAGGACTTCCACACCAAGCAGAGGGCACCCGACGCCGCGGAGGTGACGCTCACGGACGGTACCACGATCACGGACCATGAGTTCATCGAAGCGGGGGCGATTGCGGCGCAGGAACGGCAGAGCGCGCGGAGCGTGGACAGGCTTTCGGCGGAGTACAAAGCCATCCGGGAGAAGGTGGGCGCGCTCCTCTCCCCCGACTGGCTTGTGGCACTCTCGCGCGAGGGCAAACTGAGGCAGTTCGCGGCGGAAGCGTCCCTTGCGAACGCCGCTTAATCCTTGAGAAGCGGGCTTTCTTGCTTTACGCAGCCACATCGGCGCCTACTGCGTCTTCCCTCTTCAGCTTGGGTCCGCAGAACAGCTCCGGACGCTCCCCGAGCGGCGTCCGCGCAAGGTGGCGCAGGAGCCAGCGGGTGACCACGACGGCTGTGAGCATGGAGAGCATCACACCCATGGCGAGGGTGACGGCGAACCCGCGGACGATGGAGGTGCCGATGATGAAGAGGATGCCGCAGGTGATGAGCGTGGAGACGTTGCTGTCGCGGATGGCGGGCCAGGCGTGCCGGAAGCTGGCTTCCACGGCTGTCCGCACGAGCTTCCCCTTGCGCAGCTCTTCCTTGACGCGCTCGAACACGAGCACGTTGGCGTCCACCGCCATGCCGATGGAGAGGATGATGCCCGCCATGCCGGCGAGCGTGAGCACGATGTAGCTGGAGGAGAACAGCAGGAGCGGGAGCTTGAGGATGGCGAAGAGCATGGTGGCGTACATGGCCAGGGCGACGTCGGCCATGAGGCCGAGGAAGCGGTACATGATGATCATGTAGACCATGAGGATGATGATGCCGATGAAGGCCGCCTGCAGGGACGTGCGCAGGGCGGCGGCGCCCAGCGTGGCTTCCACGGTGTACTGCCCCACGAGGTGGATGGGGGCGGGGATGGCGCCCGTATTGAGGTCCTGTGCCAGCGTGCGGGCTTCATCGAAGTTCTTGCTGCCGGTGATCACGGCGCTCCCCCCCGCGATTTCCTGCTGCACGGTGGGGGCGGAGACGAGCTCCCCTCCCACGAAGATGGCGATGCGCTTGTTCACGTTCCTCTTCGTAAGTTCCTGGAAGAGCTTTCCCCCTTCATCATCGAAGAGGATCTGCACCACGGGGATGTTGGTTACGGGGTCCACGGAGACATTGGCGGAGCGGAAGTGCTTGCCGTCCAGGGTGGTGTCCTTCCAGCCCG
This region includes:
- a CDS encoding thymidylate synthase, which translates into the protein MLQYLDLLKHVLEKGVKKDDRTGTGTLSVFGYQMRFDLQKGFPLLTTKKLHTRSIFHELLWFLMGETNIKYLHENKVTIWDEWADKDGNLGPVYGKQWRRWEGGDGKVYDQVTSLLEQIKSNPNSRRLIVNAWNVADLSKMALPPCHLLFQFYVAQGKLSCQLYQRSADVFLGVPFNIASYALFTHMVAQATGLEAGEFVHTLGDAHLYINHLEQAHEQLKREPKPLPTLKLHPDVKDLFAFRYEDIEVIGYEAHPSIKAPIAV
- a CDS encoding dihydrofolate reductase; translated protein: MRVSLIAAASENNVIGIKNALPWDLPNDLQHFRRITEGKPVIMGWMTYRSIGRPLPNRENIVISDDPHAKLPGSTVVPSLAEAIAYAEGKLGAKEVFVIGGALTYKNALPLADRVYLTRVHAVIEGDAFFPELPSEDWQEVSREEHQSDPHHLHAYTFLTYERRT